Proteins from a single region of Hordeum vulgare subsp. vulgare chromosome 6H, MorexV3_pseudomolecules_assembly, whole genome shotgun sequence:
- the LOC123403527 gene encoding uncharacterized GPI-anchored protein At4g28100-like, whose translation MHPLNRSLLLLYAAAAAVFLLCSPAYCAIAALPDPAPLDPAGLFMPSATPAQPGSATIPAFPEQSDAVSGASSTCPLDPSPRLLPAVVSSCDADGALPSRLRCCPALAAWLFAAYAPTALAGRPARPVSAAPVDMPVPPDDSEACAGAADRALRSEGAALPRPPGANGTCDVAFCYCGVRLRRLTCGPQPTGVGQWAPAESAARRLKRDCARPGVPGCSKCLHALSTIKAGSGGAVAASGKLQAAASSERDCQLLGLMWLLQRNATRYGEAATAVIRALMAADEASAVGAAAVAGPAACSLAVDDMPFAAEYGRLGGAGGRPPAIRRFHLILLAVYCVACLL comes from the exons ATGCATCCACTCAAccgctctctcctcctcctctacgcGGCGGCCGCCGCCGTGTTCTTGCTGTGCTCGCCGGCATACTGCGCCATCGCGGCATTGCCGGATCCGGCGCCCCTCGACCCGGCTGGCCTGTTCATGCCCTCGGCCACGCCGGCGCAGCCTGGTTCCGCCACGATCCCGGCGTTCCCGGAGCAGTCGGACGCCGTGTCCGGGGCCTCCTCCACGTGCCCGCTCGACCCCTCCCCGCGGCTCCTCCCGGCCGTGGTGTCGTCCTGCGACGCCGACGGCGCGCTGCCCTCCAGGCTGCGGTGCTGCCCCGCGCTGGCCGCGTGGCTGTTCGCCGCCTACGCGCCCACCGCGCTCGCGGGGAGGCCGGCCCGGCCGGTTTCAGCGGCGCCCGTGGACATGCCCGTGCCGCCGGACGACTCGGAGGCGTGCGCTGGCGCCGCGGACCGCGCGCTGCGGTCCGAGGGGGCGGCGCTGCCGCGCCCGCCGGGGGCCAACGGGACGTGCGACGTGGCCTTCTGCTACTGCGGGGTGAGGCTTAGGcggctgacgtgcgggccccaGCCGACGGGTGTCGGCCAGTGGGCCCCGGCGGAATCGGCGGCGAGGAGGCTGAAGAGGGACTGCGCGCGGCCGGGCGTCCCCGGCTGCTCCAAGTGCCTCCATGCTCTTTCCACG ATAAAGGCCGGATCCGGCGGCGCGGTGGCGGCGTCGGGGAAGCTGCAGGCGGCCGCGTCGAGCGAGCGGGACTGCCAGCTCCTGGGCCTCATGTGGCTGCTGCAGCGCAACGCCACGCGGTACGGCGAGGCGGCCACGGCCGTGATCCGGGCGCTGATGGCCGCGGACGAGGCGTCCGCCGTGGGCGCCGCGGCAGTGGCGGGGCCGGCCGCCTGCTCGCTAGCCGTGGACGACATGCCATTCGCGGCCGAGTACGGAAGGCTCGGCGGGGCCGGCGGGCGGCCACCTGCCATCCGCCGCTTCCACCTCATCCTGCTCGCCGTGTACTGCGTGGCCTGCTTGCTGTAG